A stretch of Bacillus pseudomycoides DNA encodes these proteins:
- a CDS encoding pyridoxamine 5'-phosphate oxidase family protein gives MGLEETKINSFISTEEELRHILGYPSDRAVKKVIPSLDHHCRDFLSKSSFLVISTSDKFGNCDASPRGDAPGFVYVLNENQIVIPERPGNRRVDSILNILSNPKIGLIFFIPGLGESLRINGRASITNDEKILEKMQVNGRSPLLGIIVEVEECFIHCAKAFIRSKLWDPDSWLEKDALPSAAKMLVDHAKVNANEEEVARSLEESYTKRLY, from the coding sequence ATGGGACTGGAGGAAACAAAAATAAATTCATTCATTTCAACGGAAGAAGAATTACGTCATATTTTAGGGTATCCAAGTGATCGCGCAGTGAAGAAAGTGATTCCATCTCTTGATCATCATTGTCGTGATTTTCTATCTAAATCTTCATTTCTTGTAATATCTACTTCAGATAAGTTTGGTAATTGTGATGCTTCTCCAAGAGGGGATGCACCTGGATTTGTATATGTTTTAAATGAAAATCAAATCGTCATTCCAGAAAGGCCGGGGAATCGCCGAGTAGATTCTATTCTTAACATTTTATCTAATCCAAAGATAGGGCTTATCTTTTTTATCCCAGGTCTTGGAGAATCATTGAGAATAAATGGGCGTGCATCTATTACAAACGATGAAAAAATATTAGAAAAGATGCAAGTAAATGGTCGCAGTCCGCTGCTTGGAATTATTGTGGAAGTAGAAGAATGTTTTATTCATTGTGCAAAAGCATTTATAAGGTCTAAGTTGTGGGATCCAGATTCTTGGTTAGAAAAAGATGCATTACCATCAGCAGCAAAAATGCTTGTTGATCACGCCAAAGTGAATGCAAATGAAGAAGAAGTTGCACGCTCATTAGAAGAAAGTTATACAAAAAGATTGTATTGA
- a CDS encoding NUDIX domain-containing protein — MTEWLTIFDTAGNKIGKKLRDDVHRDGDWHETFHCWLVEKDNEDISLYFQLRAKNKKDFPGKWDITSAGHIMHNEDVRIGGLREIEEELGLSFQATDLEYKGIFKINHEIPHFIDREMCHMYFHAVTKSLPFAPGDEVEDVMKINATSFLQLLTGEISSTTGTPVLNKNAKPIAITFEDIYPYELEYYKFVIEKGRDILNNNNL, encoded by the coding sequence ATGACAGAATGGTTAACGATATTTGATACAGCAGGAAACAAAATTGGAAAAAAACTACGTGATGATGTACATCGTGACGGTGATTGGCACGAAACATTCCATTGCTGGCTCGTGGAAAAAGACAACGAAGACATTTCTTTATACTTCCAATTACGAGCTAAAAACAAGAAAGATTTCCCAGGAAAATGGGATATTACATCTGCTGGACATATTATGCATAATGAAGATGTGCGAATAGGTGGTCTTCGTGAAATAGAAGAGGAATTAGGCTTATCCTTTCAAGCTACTGATCTAGAATACAAAGGCATTTTTAAAATCAATCATGAAATCCCGCACTTCATTGACCGTGAAATGTGTCATATGTATTTTCATGCTGTTACAAAATCACTTCCGTTTGCACCAGGTGATGAAGTAGAAGATGTAATGAAAATAAATGCAACTTCTTTTTTACAGCTTTTAACGGGTGAAATTTCATCTACAACAGGTACTCCAGTTCTAAATAAAAATGCTAAACCAATTGCCATAACATTTGAGGATATCTATCCATATGAACTTGAATATTATAAATTTGTCATAGAAAAAGGACGAGATATATTAAATAACAATAATTTGTAA
- a CDS encoding SdpI family protein, whose amino-acid sequence MIYVLINIGMSILIGIIFILAALILQKNPPTDINAVYGYRTKRSMKNKDLWDVGNQYSAEVMKQNGLLMILIGSLIGMLFRYPHTTIAILGLMIVLIICLFIRVENRLKVLEK is encoded by the coding sequence ATGATATATGTACTTATAAATATAGGAATGAGCATATTAATCGGTATTATATTTATACTAGCTGCACTCATATTGCAAAAAAATCCACCAACAGATATAAACGCAGTATACGGATATCGAACAAAGCGATCAATGAAAAATAAAGATTTATGGGATGTTGGAAATCAATATAGCGCTGAAGTTATGAAACAAAATGGACTTTTAATGATTTTAATAGGAAGTTTAATAGGGATGCTATTTAGGTATCCGCATACAACGATTGCTATTTTAGGCCTTATGATAGTATTAATCATCTGCTTATTTATACGGGTGGAGAATAGATTAAAAGTGCTGGAGAAATAA